In Pseudomonas sp. MYb327, one DNA window encodes the following:
- a CDS encoding TRAP transporter large permease, protein MDAFILLGSFIALILIGMPVAYALGLSALIGAFWIDIPFQALMIQVAGGVNKFSLLAIPFFVLAGAIMAEGGMSRRLVAFAGVLVGFVRGGLSLVNIMASTFFGAISGSSVADTASVGSVLIPEMERRGYPRDFATAVTVSGSVQALLTPPSHNSVLYSLAAGGTVSIASLFMAGVVPGLLMSACLMVLCLIFAKKRDYPKGEVIPMREALKICGEALWGLMAMVIILGGILSGIFTATESAAIAVLWSFFVTMFIYRDYKWSELPKLMHRTVRTISIVMILIGFAASFGYIMTLMQIPAKITTMFLTLSDNRYVILMCINVMLLLLGTVMDMAPLILILTPILMPVILGIGVDPVQFGMIMLVNLGIGLITPPVGAVLFVGSAVGKVSIESTVKALLPFYGVLFLVLMAVTYIPALSLWLPHLVL, encoded by the coding sequence ATGGACGCTTTTATTCTGCTGGGCAGCTTTATCGCGTTGATCCTGATCGGCATGCCAGTCGCCTACGCGCTGGGGCTTTCCGCGCTGATCGGTGCGTTCTGGATCGACATTCCGTTCCAGGCGCTGATGATTCAGGTGGCCGGGGGCGTGAACAAATTCTCCTTGCTGGCGATTCCGTTCTTCGTACTGGCCGGCGCAATCATGGCCGAAGGCGGCATGTCCCGCCGCCTGGTAGCGTTCGCCGGTGTGCTGGTCGGGTTCGTGCGTGGCGGCCTGTCGTTGGTCAACATCATGGCTTCGACATTCTTCGGTGCAATCTCCGGCTCTTCGGTGGCCGATACCGCTTCGGTCGGTTCGGTACTGATTCCTGAAATGGAACGTCGCGGCTATCCACGGGACTTCGCCACCGCGGTGACTGTCAGTGGCTCGGTCCAAGCCCTACTGACTCCACCGAGCCACAACTCGGTGCTCTATTCACTGGCCGCTGGCGGCACGGTGTCGATTGCTTCGCTGTTCATGGCCGGCGTTGTCCCGGGCTTGCTGATGAGCGCGTGCCTGATGGTGCTGTGCCTGATCTTCGCCAAGAAGCGTGACTATCCCAAAGGCGAAGTCATTCCGATGCGCGAAGCGCTGAAGATCTGCGGCGAAGCGCTGTGGGGCCTGATGGCGATGGTCATCATTCTCGGCGGCATACTCTCGGGCATTTTCACTGCGACCGAATCGGCGGCCATCGCCGTGCTGTGGTCGTTCTTCGTGACCATGTTCATCTACCGCGACTACAAATGGAGCGAACTGCCGAAATTGATGCACCGCACGGTGCGGACGATTTCGATCGTGATGATCCTGATCGGCTTCGCCGCCAGCTTCGGCTACATCATGACGCTGATGCAGATCCCGGCAAAAATCACCACGATGTTCCTGACCCTGTCGGACAACCGTTACGTGATTCTGATGTGCATCAACGTCATGCTGCTGTTGCTTGGCACCGTGATGGACATGGCGCCGCTGATCCTGATCCTCACGCCAATCCTGATGCCGGTCATTCTCGGCATTGGCGTGGACCCGGTACAGTTCGGCATGATCATGCTGGTTAACCTGGGGATTGGTTTGATAACACCGCCAGTGGGTGCGGTACTTTTCGTGGGGTCGGCCGTGGGTAAAGTCAGTATCGAATCAACCGTGAAAGCCCTGCTGCCGTTCTACGGCGTGCTGTTCCTGGTGCTGATGGCCGTGACCTACATTCCCGCTCTGTCGCTGTGGCTGCCGCATTT
- a CDS encoding TRAP transporter substrate-binding protein, whose amino-acid sequence MDFKRTLLAAALPLTCTLALTLSSAAHALEIKFADIHPAGYPTVVAEEQLGKTLVADSDGKLTFKMFAGGVLGSEKEVVEQAQVGAVQMARVSLGIVGPVVPDVNVFNMPFVFRDQAHMRKVIDGEIGDEILGKITNSEFGLVALAWMDGGTRNIYTKKPVRSLADLKGMKIRVQGNPMFIETINAMGGNGIAMDTGEIFSALQTGVIDGAENNPPTLLEHNHYQNAKFYSLTGHLILPEPIVMSKITWEKLTPEQQALVKKTAKAAQAQERTLWDAKSASSEEKLKAAGVEFITVDKKPFYEATASIREKYGAPYVDLIKRIEAVQ is encoded by the coding sequence ATGGACTTCAAACGCACCTTGCTCGCCGCTGCACTCCCGCTCACCTGCACTCTCGCCCTCACCCTCAGCAGTGCCGCACACGCGCTGGAAATCAAATTCGCCGACATCCATCCCGCCGGCTATCCGACCGTAGTCGCCGAGGAACAACTGGGTAAAACCCTGGTGGCCGACAGCGACGGCAAACTCACCTTCAAGATGTTCGCCGGCGGTGTGCTCGGCTCGGAAAAAGAAGTCGTCGAGCAGGCCCAGGTCGGCGCGGTCCAGATGGCCCGGGTCAGCCTCGGCATCGTCGGGCCGGTGGTGCCAGACGTGAACGTGTTCAACATGCCGTTCGTGTTCCGTGACCAGGCGCACATGCGCAAAGTCATCGACGGCGAGATCGGCGACGAAATCCTCGGCAAAATCACCAACTCCGAATTCGGCCTGGTGGCCCTGGCCTGGATGGATGGCGGCACGCGCAACATCTACACCAAGAAACCGGTGCGCAGCCTCGCGGACCTCAAAGGCATGAAGATCCGCGTGCAAGGCAACCCGATGTTCATTGAAACCATCAATGCCATGGGCGGTAACGGCATCGCGATGGACACCGGCGAAATCTTCAGTGCGCTGCAGACTGGCGTAATCGACGGCGCCGAAAACAATCCACCGACCCTGCTCGAACACAACCACTACCAGAACGCCAAGTTCTACAGCCTGACCGGGCACCTGATCCTGCCTGAACCCATTGTGATGTCGAAGATCACCTGGGAAAAACTCACCCCCGAGCAACAGGCGCTGGTGAAGAAAACCGCCAAAGCCGCACAGGCACAGGAACGCACCCTGTGGGACGCGAAATCGGCCAGCAGTGAAGAAAAACTCAAGGCTGCCGGCGTCGAGTTCATCACCGTCGACAAAAAACCTTTCTATGAGGCGACCGCCTCGATCCGCGAAAAATACGGCGCACCTTACGTCGACCTGATCAAGCGTATCGAAGCCGTTCAGTAA
- a CDS encoding NAD(P)-dependent oxidoreductase, with protein MTNTATARTPFNRLLLTGAAGGLGKVLRESLRPYANVIRLSDIADIAPAIDDREEIVPCDLADKQAVHQLVEGVDAILHFGGVSVERPFEEILGANICGVFHIYEAARRHGVKRVIFASSNHVIGFYKQDEVIDAHSPRRPDSYYGLSKSYGEDMASFYFDRYGIETVSIRIGSSFPEPQNRRMMSTWLSFGDLTQLIECALYAANVGHTVVYGASDNKNVWWDNRYATALGYAPQDTSEVFREKVEAQPMPAADDPAMVYQGGAFVASGPFGD; from the coding sequence ATGACGAACACTGCTACCGCCCGCACTCCTTTTAATCGCCTGCTGCTGACCGGCGCCGCCGGTGGCCTCGGTAAAGTCTTGCGCGAAAGCCTGCGCCCTTACGCCAATGTCATTCGCCTTTCAGACATCGCCGACATCGCGCCGGCCATTGATGACCGCGAAGAAATCGTGCCTTGCGACCTCGCCGACAAGCAAGCCGTGCATCAACTGGTCGAAGGCGTGGACGCAATCCTGCATTTCGGCGGTGTGTCGGTAGAGCGCCCGTTCGAAGAAATCCTGGGCGCCAACATCTGCGGCGTATTCCACATCTATGAAGCGGCGCGCCGTCATGGCGTAAAGCGCGTGATTTTCGCCAGCTCCAACCACGTCATCGGCTTCTACAAGCAGGACGAAGTCATCGACGCCCACTCCCCTCGCCGCCCGGACAGCTACTACGGCTTGTCCAAGTCCTACGGCGAAGACATGGCCTCCTTCTACTTCGATCGCTACGGCATCGAGACCGTCAGCATCCGCATTGGCTCTTCGTTCCCGGAACCGCAAAACCGCCGGATGATGAGCACCTGGCTGAGCTTCGGCGACCTGACACAATTGATCGAATGCGCGTTGTACGCCGCGAATGTCGGCCACACCGTGGTCTACGGCGCTTCCGACAACAAGAATGTTTGGTGGGACAACCGCTACGCCACGGCCCTGGGCTACGCACCACAGGACACTTCCGAAGTGTTCCGTGAAAAAGTCGAAGCCCAGCCGATGCCTGCAGCCGATGACCCGGCGATGGTTTACCAGGGTGGTGCGTTCGTTGCATCCGGCCCGTTCGGTGACTGA
- a CDS encoding SMP-30/gluconolactonase/LRE family protein — protein sequence MQAELIVDARNAVGESPVWVPEENALYWVDIPAGGLQRWDAETGHVNAWKTPEMLACIVRHPDGGWVAGMESGFFRLRAHNDGSLDSDLLASVEHVRPDMRLNDGRCDRQGRFWASSMVLNMGANAANGTLYRYSAGQRGPLAAQMGRLLVPNGLAFSPDGGTMYLSDSHPLSQQIWAFDYDIDSGTPSNRRVFVDMNQFCGRPDGAAVDAEGCYWICANDAGLIHRFTPDGRLDRSLTVPVKKPTMCAFGGSRLDTLFVTSIRPGDDHDEQSLAGGVFALDPGVKGLPEPVFNASL from the coding sequence ATGCAAGCGGAACTGATTGTCGATGCCCGCAATGCGGTCGGTGAAAGCCCGGTCTGGGTCCCCGAGGAAAACGCCCTGTACTGGGTGGATATTCCTGCCGGAGGCCTGCAACGCTGGGACGCAGAAACCGGTCATGTGAATGCCTGGAAAACCCCGGAAATGCTCGCATGCATCGTCCGTCATCCTGATGGCGGCTGGGTCGCCGGCATGGAGAGCGGGTTCTTTCGCTTGCGTGCGCATAACGACGGCAGCCTCGATAGCGATCTGCTGGCCTCTGTTGAACACGTCCGCCCGGACATGCGGCTGAACGATGGCCGCTGCGACCGTCAAGGGCGGTTCTGGGCCAGCAGCATGGTGCTCAACATGGGCGCCAATGCCGCCAACGGCACGCTCTATCGCTACAGCGCCGGGCAACGCGGGCCGCTTGCGGCACAAATGGGCAGGCTCCTCGTGCCTAATGGCCTGGCTTTCAGCCCGGACGGAGGCACGATGTACCTGTCCGACTCTCACCCTTTAAGTCAGCAAATCTGGGCCTTCGACTACGACATCGACAGCGGCACGCCGTCCAACCGTCGGGTGTTCGTCGACATGAATCAGTTCTGCGGCCGCCCCGATGGCGCGGCGGTCGATGCCGAAGGCTGCTACTGGATCTGTGCCAACGACGCCGGACTGATCCATCGCTTTACGCCCGACGGTCGGCTCGACCGCTCCCTCACCGTACCGGTGAAAAAACCCACCATGTGCGCCTTCGGTGGCAGTCGACTGGACACGCTGTTCGTGACCTCGATTCGCCCCGGTGACGACCATGACGAACAGTCGCTGGCCGGCGGCGTTTTCGCCCTCGACCCAGGCGTCAAAGGTTTACCCGAACCTGTTTTCAACGCTTCGCTGTAA
- a CDS encoding TRAP transporter small permease, translating into MKNLLLRFNDKLYMTCIWVAGLSVLAIALIIPWGVFARYVLGTGSSWPEPTAILLMMVFTFIGAAASYRSGSHMAVAMLTDRMQPNMRKAMSVFAQLLMATISLFMAIWGTKLCLSTWNQFMSALPTLRVGITYMPIPVGGVLTLIFVLEKLLLGDQSNRRVVRFDLVEENEGAA; encoded by the coding sequence ATGAAGAATCTGCTGCTACGTTTCAATGACAAGCTCTACATGACCTGTATCTGGGTCGCCGGGCTCTCCGTACTGGCCATTGCGCTGATCATTCCCTGGGGCGTGTTTGCCCGTTATGTGCTTGGCACCGGCTCCAGCTGGCCCGAGCCCACTGCCATCCTGTTGATGATGGTCTTCACCTTCATCGGCGCGGCTGCCAGCTATCGTTCCGGCTCGCACATGGCGGTGGCGATGCTCACTGATCGCATGCAGCCCAACATGCGCAAGGCCATGAGCGTGTTTGCGCAATTGCTGATGGCGACCATCAGCCTGTTCATGGCGATCTGGGGCACCAAGCTTTGCCTGTCGACCTGGAACCAGTTCATGAGCGCCCTGCCGACCCTGCGCGTCGGTATCACCTACATGCCGATTCCGGTGGGCGGCGTGCTGACGCTGATTTTTGTCCTGGAAAAACTCTTGCTCGGTGACCAGAGCAACCGTCGGGTCGTGCGTTTCGACCTCGTTGAAGAAAATGAAGGGGCTGCCTGA